One Burkholderia sp. 9120 genomic window, CGTGCGAATACACCGGCCGCACCATGAAGCGCAGTCACGAAGGGTTGAATATCAATCGCGCCGCCTTCAATGCGCTGGTCGAAGACCTGCAAAAGGCGATGGACAAGAACGATGTGCCGTTCCGCTCGCAGAACAAACTGCTGGCGAAACTGGCGCCCATGTATCGCGACATTGAAGAGCGCAACTAAACGCCGTCGAACGCGCGGCGCGACGGCGTGCAACGCCGCGGCCGGCACTGAACAACCGGCCACGCGTAGCGGCCACCGACGTATGAACTGACGGGGATCACACAGTGACAAGAAGCAAATGGTTAAGCGTGGCGCTCACCGGCTGTTTGACCGCGCTGCTCGCTGTCCCGGCCCAAGCCGTGAGCCTGCAGGTCCAGGTGGTGGACCAGTCCGGCCAACCCGCCGCCGACACGGTGATCTACGCCATGCCGATGAGTACCAAGTTACCGGCGCGCCCACCGGCCGACGCGATCATCGACCAGGTGCGCCGGCAATTCGTGCCGCTCGTTTCTGTCGTTCAGACGGGCGCTTCGATCAGCTTTCCGAACAAAGACAATATCGAGCACGACGTCTACTCGTTTTCCCCCGCGAAGAAATTCGAGCTCAAGCTGTACCACGGCATCCCGGCTCATCCCGTGGTGTTCGACAAACCGGGGCTGGTCGTGATGGGCTGCAACATCCACGACATGATGATTGCCTATCTGCTGATCGTCGATACGCCCTACTTCGCCAAAACGGACGCGCAAGGACACGCGTCGATCGCGGGTCTGCCCGCGGACAACTACCAGGTCACCGCCTGGAGCTATCGCGCAGTCGATCAGGACGCGCGCCCGGCGCAAAAATTGAATCTCGGCGCCGACGCTTCAGCGAAGTTCGTGCTGCAACTCAAGCCGGACGCAATGTAGGTCACCAGGGAGTCGGTATGCGTATCCACAGTCTGCGCTCTCGCATCGCGCTAGTGTTCGTGCTGCTGATGCTCGCCGTTCAGGCGGCGGTCTTCGTCGTCATCAGCACGGTGATCGCGTCCAATGCGCACCGCAATGTCGAAGATCAGTTATCGGTCGGCGAGCGCGTGTTTCAGGAAGTGCTGCACTCGAATGCCGGCAAACTGACCCAGGCCGCCAGCGTCGTCGCGGCCGATTTCGGGTTCCGCGCGGCGGTCGCCTCGCACGACCAGACCACCGTCACGTCCGCGCTGCAGAATCACGGCGACCGCATCAACGCCGACGTCGTCATGCTGGTCGGACTCGACGGCAAACTGATCGCGGACAGCCGCGGCCCCACGCATGCCGGCGAACCCTTCGCGTTTCCCGGTCTGATCCGCAAAGCCGAACACAGCGGCGACGCTTCGACGATCGGCGTCATCAACGGCCGCCCGTATCAGCTCGTCGCGGTGCCCGTCAAGGCGCCGCTCGTGATCGCCTGGGTGACGATGGGTTTCGCGATCGACGACGCCCTCGCACGCGAAACCCGCGGGCTTACGTCGCTCGACGTCTCCTTCCTCGGCAAGCCCGACGGCAAACACTGGACGGTTCTCGCGACGTCGCTGGAACACACCGCGCGCGAGCCGTTGCAAGCCTCGATCGCCGCCGCGCCCGCCGATCCCCGCGCCGGCCCGTTCGATCTGATCGACGATTACGGCACGCGCGTGGTGCTGCTCGCCTCCGACGGCGAACCCGTGGTGGCGATCCTGCAGCGCTCGTTGAAAGAAGCGATGGCGCCGTATCATCGTTTGCAGACGACGCTGTTCATCCTCACGCTGATCGGCGTCGCGGTATCCATTGGCGGCAGCGTGTTCACCGCCCGCAGCGTCACGCGGCCGATCGGCGCCTTGACACGGTTTAGCCAACGCATCGGGCAGGGCGACTACAGCGAGCCGATCGAGGTCAGCCACCGCGACGAAATCGGCGAACTTGCCGCCGCGTTCAACCAGATGCGGGAAGGCATTGCCGAGCGCGAAACGCGCATCATGGACCTCGCCTATCAGGACCGCCTGACCGGCCTGCCGAATCGCGCGCTGTTCAACGACCGCCTGCAGCAGGCGATCGTGGTTGCGCTGCGTCTCGGTCATCCGCTCAGCGCGATGATGATGGACCTGGACCGCTTCAAGTACGTGAACGACACGCTCGGCCATCACATCGGCGACTTGCTGCTCGACGAAGTCGGCAAGCGTCTGCGCGCGAATCTGCTGCGTGCCTCGGATACGGTCGCGCGGCTGGGCGGCGACGAATTCGCCATTCTGCTGCCGACCGACAATGTCGACGCGGCAAAAATCGTGGCGGCGCGGCTGCTGAAAGCGCTCGAAACGCCGATCGTCGTCGAGGGCCAGGTGGTGGATGTGGGTGCCAGCATCGGCATCGTGAGCTGCCCGGAAAACGGCCGGGACATGCACACGCTGCTGCGCCGCGCGGATGTCGCGATGTACACCGCCAAGCGCGCCAACACGGGCTTTGCGATCTACGACGAACGCGACGATCAGCACAGCGCCGAGCGCCTGTCGTTAATGAGCGAGTTGCGTCACGCGGTCGAACACGACGAGCTCACGCTGCACTATCAGCCGAAAGTCGACCTCGCCACCCGGGCGGTCAAGTACGTCGAAGCGCTGGTGCGCTGGGAGCATCCGACCCGAGGGTTCATCGCGCCCGACCAGTTCATTCCGTTTGCCGAGCAAACCGGCTACATCAAATCGATCTCGCGCTGGGTCGCGGAAAAAGCGATCCGTCAATGCGCGCAATGGCATGCGCTCGGACTGGATCTGAAGGTCTCGATCAACGTGTCGGCACGCGATCTGATGCACGCCGAACTGCCGGAAACGCTCGACGCGTTGCTGCGCAAATACGAGGTCGACCCGGGTTCGCTGTGGATCGAGATCACGGAAAGCGCCATCATGGACGATCCGAATCACGCAATCGCGACGCTCGACCAGCTGCACCGGCTCGGCATCCGTTTATCCATCGACGATTTCGGCACCGGCTACTCGTCGCTGTCCTATCTGAAGCGGATGCCGGTCCATGAACTCAAGATCGACCGCTCGTTCGTGATGGGCATGGCCGACGACAAGGACGACGAGACGATCGTCCGCTCGACCATTAATCTCGGCCACAACATGGGGCTCAAGGTCGTGGCGGAAGGGGTGGAAGATGCCGCCACGCTCGAGCATCTGAAGACCCTGCGTTGCGATCTGGCCCAGGGCTATCACGTGAGCCGGCCGCTTCCGCCGGACAAGCTGGAGAGCTGGCTGGTCACGTGGCATGACCAGTCCGAGGCGCAATTGCGCGAGGCCGACGCGCCGGTCTAATCGCGCGGATGAAGCGCCCAACCGGGCGCCTGCCGCGATTGACCCCTCGACGGATTCAATGCTTCAATCCTAGCGCCGGGAAGCGACGACGAACGTCGTTTCCAACGCCGGATCGACCGGCACCCTCGGGAGTCACGCACGTGTCGACAGGACAGGTTGTCACCTCGCGGTACCGGTTGGCGCGGCGGCTCGTCGGGATACGCGTCTGCATTCTGCGCGCGATCGGCCGGCATCCTTTTCTGGCGGGCCTCTCCGGCATGCTTACCGCCACCGTGGTGGCGGGCCTCACCTTCCTCGCGCTCTACAACAGCCGCGAGGAAGAACTCCGCCACGCGGTCGAGAGCTCGCGCAACCTCGTCACGATCATCAGCCGCGATCTGGCGCGCAACTTTCGGCTGTACGACACCTCCCTGCTCGAGGTCGCAAAAGACGCGGGCCAGGCGGAAACGTGGCGCCTCGCGCCCGACCTCAGGCAACGCGTACTGTTCGATCGCACGCTGGGTTCGCCGCTGGCCGGCGACGCCTACGTGCTGGACGCGCAAGGCCGCGTGAAAGCCTCGATGAGCGGCAACACGTATCCGGGCCTGTCGTTCGCGCATCGGGATTACTTCACGGTTCAGCAGAACACGCCGCACGCGGGTCTCTACC contains:
- a CDS encoding EAL domain-containing protein; the encoded protein is MRIHSLRSRIALVFVLLMLAVQAAVFVVISTVIASNAHRNVEDQLSVGERVFQEVLHSNAGKLTQAASVVAADFGFRAAVASHDQTTVTSALQNHGDRINADVVMLVGLDGKLIADSRGPTHAGEPFAFPGLIRKAEHSGDASTIGVINGRPYQLVAVPVKAPLVIAWVTMGFAIDDALARETRGLTSLDVSFLGKPDGKHWTVLATSLEHTAREPLQASIAAAPADPRAGPFDLIDDYGTRVVLLASDGEPVVAILQRSLKEAMAPYHRLQTTLFILTLIGVAVSIGGSVFTARSVTRPIGALTRFSQRIGQGDYSEPIEVSHRDEIGELAAAFNQMREGIAERETRIMDLAYQDRLTGLPNRALFNDRLQQAIVVALRLGHPLSAMMMDLDRFKYVNDTLGHHIGDLLLDEVGKRLRANLLRASDTVARLGGDEFAILLPTDNVDAAKIVAARLLKALETPIVVEGQVVDVGASIGIVSCPENGRDMHTLLRRADVAMYTAKRANTGFAIYDERDDQHSAERLSLMSELRHAVEHDELTLHYQPKVDLATRAVKYVEALVRWEHPTRGFIAPDQFIPFAEQTGYIKSISRWVAEKAIRQCAQWHALGLDLKVSINVSARDLMHAELPETLDALLRKYEVDPGSLWIEITESAIMDDPNHAIATLDQLHRLGIRLSIDDFGTGYSSLSYLKRMPVHELKIDRSFVMGMADDKDDETIVRSTINLGHNMGLKVVAEGVEDAATLEHLKTLRCDLAQGYHVSRPLPPDKLESWLVTWHDQSEAQLREADAPV
- a CDS encoding methylamine utilization protein translates to MTRSKWLSVALTGCLTALLAVPAQAVSLQVQVVDQSGQPAADTVIYAMPMSTKLPARPPADAIIDQVRRQFVPLVSVVQTGASISFPNKDNIEHDVYSFSPAKKFELKLYHGIPAHPVVFDKPGLVVMGCNIHDMMIAYLLIVDTPYFAKTDAQGHASIAGLPADNYQVTAWSYRAVDQDARPAQKLNLGADASAKFVLQLKPDAM